TTGGAGTGCTCTAAATAAGGATGTGCAAAAACGACCAGCGTCTTTTTCATAAGGCTGTTTTAGTAAATATAATGAAAAAACTTTGGATTAATGGCGTGCTTTAAGAGAGTTTAATGATTTTTAATTGTTAAAAATTAGAGTTTGCATACTAATACATTATTATAACAGCAATATATTTCTTTTTTCTATATTGAAATCACGGAAATTAAATCCTGCTGTGCCTGTCTGCAGTTTCATTTATTTAAAAGCTGATTTATTCGGAGTAAAAACAGAAATCGGTGGTTCAGTTGAATGATTTGATTTGTATTCAATAATCAATAATAAATTTTAATACGACACGTTTTGTCGCATTGCAGGAATATCTTTGCTTCAGAAAGTTTACAGGGAAATGAAGCAGAAGTAGGGCACGGTTAAATATGATCATATTCACATAAAATTGATATGTATCATCTTTTTACGGTGAATTAAAAAACATATTTTTGCAGGAATTATAAAAAAATAATAATTAAAATACTAAGGACATGAAAAAACTCTACATGAGTGCACTATCCGTGTGTACGGTTCTGGGCATTTCAGCCCAGGAAGTACTCTGGCAGAAGGACATCAAATCCTCAACGCAGGATTTCCTTTCTCAGGTGACCACTACCATCGACGGGCAATATCTAATTTCCGGAAGCAGCATCCGGTCCAATAAAATTTCTTCAGACAGCAAACAAAACCAAGGGTATGATTATCATTTGGTTAAACTGAACCAACAGGGCGAAGAAGTCTGGGAAAAATACTTCTCCGGGAAGAACCATGATTTCTTATCGGCTACGGTAAATACCCAGGAGGGCGGTTTCCTTCTGGCAGGTACTTCCTACAGCCCGAAAGGCCTTGATAAAAAAGACGATTCCAAAGGCGGATCTGATATCTGGCTGATCCGGATTAATGAATTCGGGGATGAATTATGGCAGAAAACCATTAGCGGATCCTCCGATGAAGAGGCCAGAGCGGTGATCCAGACTACCGATTTCGGATTCTTCGTAGCCGGGAATGTACAGAATGCTGCCAAAGGTTACGGTTCCAAAGATGTTTTGATCATCAGGCTGGATAAAAACGGAAAGGAAATCTCGCAGCTTATTTTAGGCGGGAAAGGCCTGGATGAAGTGGAGAAAATGGTTCCGACCAAAGACGGCGGTGCTTTACTGGGAGTCTATTCAAGAAGCGCAGCAGGAGGATCAAAGAAAACAGAGAACTATGGCGAAGGGGATTACTGGATCATTAAGCTTAATAAAGACGGCAGGGTAGAATGGGAAAAGAATTTCGGTGGCAAGGGCGATGACCACCCAAGGACTCTGGCCCTGACTTCAACCGGTTTTCTGATCGGCGGGGAATCGAGATCGGAAAGATCCGGGAATAAAACGACGGGCATCGAAGAAGGCACGGATCTGTGGCTCATTTCACTAGATGAAAGAGGCGAAGACCTGTGGCAGAAGTCGTACAGCTTTAGAAACCGTGATGTGCTGATGGGGATGAGTGTGATGACGAAGACACAAGACACAAGAATTAAAAGCCAAGACATTACGACCGGGATTTTACTGGGCGGCTATACCCAATCCGAGGAAAGGATCGAAACGGATGATGAAACGTTCTGGATGCTGTATGTGGATCAGAACGGGAATGAACAGTGGCGGAAGCATGTGAAGGGAGAAAAGAGACAGCGAGAAGAGCGACTGTCAGATATTAGGCTGAACCACGACGGCTCGATTATCCTGGCCGGCACCAGTGCTGAGGAACTCGGGAAAGAGAACTGGAAGATTGTAAAGCTTGGCGACAAACAGATTGACCAGCTGATCGAGAAGCAGGATATTAAGATCTACCCGAACCCGGTGAGTGATTATGCCTATGTGGAGATCGGGTTTGACTTTAAGGAAGCGGAGATTACGGTGTATGATATGGGCGGAAGGCAGCTGCAGAGTATGAAAACGAAGAATAAGGTGACCAAGATTAACACGCAGAATCTTATTCAGGGAGCATACCTAATTACTTTAAAAACAGACAGCGAGAAAACTGCAAACGCTAAAATTATTAAGAAATAAAAATATGTTAAGAAAGATATACATTTTCATCATCGTGATGTTGCACCAATTTTATTTTTGCCAAATCGAAGATTTAGTGGTTGACCCAAACAATATTGAAAGAAGAACTACATTTAACAGAATGGTTTCATCTCCCGAGGTGGCCTCATTTCAAAAAGTAAATTTTTTGCCATTAAATCTATATACTGGTAAGCCAGATATTGAAATTCCCTTATATATAATTAAAACAGGCGACATTGAAGTCCCAATAACTTTAAAATACGACATTGGTGGAAATAAAGTGGATGATATTGCTTCAAATGTTGGATGGGGATGGCTTTTAAATGCAGGAGGCAATATTACACGAGTAGTCAGAGATATTGATGATCACGAATATGAGACTGGAAGACAGATTACAACACCATGTATTCTCACTAGTGGCGGTGGATGTGATGATTTTGATCTACAATATAATGGATATAAACTCCTTAGATTAGGTAGTCTTAGAAAAGTCGCAGATCAACCTATCACACCAATTGCTGCAGAATCATATACTTCAAATTTAACAGAAGATGCTCTTCCAGATCTGTTTTTAGCAAATGCTCCCGGGCTTTCAACTAAGTTTTTTTTAGAAAGAAATTTCAGTAATTATGATAGTTCTCAAACTTACGGAGCTAAAGTATTAGATGGAAAAAAAATAAAGTTTGGACAAATATTTTATGGAGACTTTGAAACTGAACAAATAAAAAATTATGCTGGATTTAATTATCAAGATGCTGCTCCAAATCTAAGTTCGAGCTATGCTGGCGGTATTGATCAAGATAATCCCCTTTATCAAATTAGAGGGTTTCAACAGTCTTCCAATTATAGTGCTGGCTTAATAAAGTCTAAAAATAACGATTACAGAGGTTTTGATCTAACAAATGAGGATGGAACATTTTATAGCTTTAAAACTTTTGACATAAGTGAATCAACCCCAGTATTTTATGAAAATGAAAGCACTTATTGGAGACTTGACAGCCATATTCTTTTTCCAAATCTCACTCACTTTGCGACAGCGTATAAAATTAATAAAGGAGCATGGCATCTTGACAAAATTAAAGATCTAAATAATAAAGAGGTCAAATTTCAATATATTCCGAGTTACAGATTTGAGTATGACATTTCTGAAAACTATACAGGCTTATCATCAGTTCCAATCTCAGAAGTGAACAAGATAAGTTCCCTATTAGAATCGGGCATATTTTTTAATTGGATATTTAACATGGGAATGAGCTACGGGAATGGTAATATTGCACCGATTAATCAACCAATACGACCTATAAATAAATCAAGTTTTTTATCTAAAATTACGCAACAACAATTAATTGATAAAATCTCTTGGGATCAAGGGGATATTCTTTTCCATTATGATATAGTGAGAGAAGATAGATTAAACTCGAAAGCGTTATCTGAAATTAAAATAGTTAATAAGTCAGGTCAAATTGTAAAGCATTACAAATTTGTTTATTCGTATTTCAAAAGTTCTGAAGTGGAATGCTCACTTAATAATTCTGCTAATTGTTTCAGATTAAAACTTGATCAAATTTACGAAGTAGATACGAACAACGAAAAAATATCAAACTACTTTTTTAAATACAACAGCGAAAATGCTATACCAACACTTAATTCAAAAAGTAAGGATTATTTAGGATATTACAATGCTGAACCTAATAATGTAGATATTACATATTCTTCCCCATATCCATTAATTACAGAATATTTTTTTTCACCTAATTTTACTTTTACTCCAAATAAAGGAAGGTTTTCAATTTTACCTTTTCAAACGAACTTAATTAATTCAAATACATCTATCAAAATTGATGGACAGGCAAATATAAACCCTAATAGCTTTTCGCAAGCAGGGCTACTTAACGAAATTATTTATCCTACCCAAGGTAGCAATAAAATTATTTATGAAAATAATAAGTTTAATTTAGACGGTATTGACTTTATAGCACCTGGCAACAGAGTTAAAAACCAAATTATTGATGATGGAAATGGAAATGTTATAAGCAAACATTATGAATATTTAGAAGCAGATGGAAAATCTTCGGGTACAATGATAAATTTTCCAAAGATTGCAGACTTGCTATTTTGGAATTCAGGAACAAAAAATCTTGTTTTTTCAACCTACAGTTACAATAAGTCGAATATTGAATTGACACAAGGGGCATATATTGGGTATAGCAGGGTTACTGAAAAAATTGCGAACAAAGGTAGAACTGAATACTATTTTAGTTCTGCGAAAGAGTATCCAAATGAATATGAATTACCTCAAACATCTTTTTTTGCTAAACATTCTTTTTATCCAGCCACTAGTTTTAATGATAATGATAATAGACGAGGAAACTTGAAACAAAAAATTATTTATGATAATAACACCAAATTAATTGAAGAAACTTATAATTATGCTTCATACAAGATACTTAATATATATAACAGAAATCACTCAATTTCAACGACGGCCAGAACGTTTACTGGTTGGTTTGAAAATCATAAAGAAAATTATAATATAAAACTGCTGAATTCAATAAATAGATTATCTACAAAAGAAACAATTGAATATCTTAACGGAAAGCTTCTAAAAAAGAGATTGGATTATACTTATGGAAGCAATTTTCATCCATATGCAACTGAAGTTAAAAATACTGATAGTGACGGTAATGTGTATTCTAAACTCATTGGTCGTGTCCAAGATTTACCGAATCAAGGAATATTTGAGACAACAATGATTGCAAAAAACATGGTCAAGGTTCCTATCAGCAATATTTCTCTTAAGAACTTTATTAAATATTCTGAGAATAGAAGTACTTATGCTCCTGTAGACTCTGCTCCAGAAGAGACCAATACAAGATATCTGCCTAAATATTATTTCTCCAATATAGGACCTTCGGTTTTAGATATTTCTCCAAATTCATTAGATAAAGAAAGCAGTATCGATGTTTATGATGAAAAAAGCAATGTTGTTCAATATACCATGAAAAATGGGATACCAGTAACAATAATTTGGGGTTATAACAAAACTCTACCATTAGCTGAAGTAAATGGAGCTAAGCTTTCTGATATAAGTTCAAATTTAATTAATAATATTGTTACAAAATCTAACGAAGATAATATTGTAGGAACAAGCCTATCGGAACAAGCTTTAATAAATGAATTAAATATTTTCAGAAATCATTCTTCAATGCTTAATTATAAAGTTATTACATATACCTATGATCCACTTATCGGTTTGAAATCAAAAACAAATTCATCAGGATTATCTGAATTTTATTATTATGACGATGCAAATCAACTAAAAGAAATTCGAGATACCGATCATAGTATAATCAAAGAATATGAATACAATTATGTGTTACCTACATTTTATAATGCAGCTAAGAATCAATCATTTGTTAAAAATAATTGTGGTAGTGGGCAACTGCCTGGTAATTCTATAAACTATTCAGTTCCAGCAAACATATATACCTCAAATATAAGCCAGGCTGATGCTGATCAAAAAGCTCGGAACGACATCAACATTAATGGGCAGGCTTACGCAAATGCAAATGGCAGCTGTTATGATGCTTTTTGTCAGTTCAATGCTCAGATTTCCAGTAATTTTTTTATGCTACAATATGCACCTTTTGAAAAGGTCAATAATACTGTTAATGCACAAATTTATTTTCAGATTACAGCAAACCCGGGATTAAATTGGTCTGGTGGTGTATTAATAGGATATATTCCTTCACCTTGCTGGCCTACTGCAACAATTTCAAAGACTTCAGGAAATTGGCAAGTTACCATTTATCAAGGATCTGGTCAAACTGTATTGAGATGGACAGGAAGCGGAAATCCTTCTACAGGTATTCCATATAATATTGCCTTTAATTATAATGTAAACTAATACCAATGAAAAAAATATTAATCCCAATAGGCACCATTTTTTTATCAGGATGGTCCCAGGCACAGCTTAGCAGTACAGAAAATTATATCCAGAGCCGGACTTATTTAGAGCCTGTTACGGCTTCAAGCTCAACAGCGCGGCAGGTAGAAACGGTCCAGTACTTTGATGGATTGGGCCGGCCCAAGCAGATGGTGAATGTCAAGGCATCCCCAAGCGGAAAAGATGTGGTGACCCATATCGAATACGATGGCTTTGGCAGACAGGCCAAAGACTTCTTGCCCGTCCCCCAACAGGGGACGCAGAACGGGGCTATTTATACTTCTCCCTTAAGCAACGCCACGCAGCCTGCATTGTATGGCTCCGAAAAGATTTATGCTGAAAAGGTATTGGAAAGCTCACCTTTGGACCGTATCCTTCAGCAGAAGCAGGTAGGAACTGCGTGGAGTGACAAGCCTGTGCAGTTTGGCTATGACGCCAATATGACCGGTGATGCCGTTAAGAAATACACTACGGTTACCACCTGGGTTGATGGGGCTACCAGCTCTATTATGAGCCAGTCAGCTAATTACGGGAATGCGCAGCTGTATAAAAATACAGTCACGGATGAAGATAATAATGTAACTGTTGAGTTTAAAAACGGGCAGGGGCAGGTTGTACTGGTCAGAAAAGTTTTAAGTGCCAGTGAAAATGCCGATACGTATTATGTCTATAATGAATACAACCAGCTGGCTTTTGTCATTCCTCCCAAAGCAGCTGTTGCTGCAGACCCCAATACGGTGCTCACTGATCTCTGCTACCAGTACAAATATGACGGCAGGGGCAGATTGGTGGAGAAGAAACTTCCCGGGAAAGGCTGGGAATATATGATCTATGATACAGCGGATAGATTAGTTATGAGCCAGGATGCTAATCTGAGAGCGCAAAATAAATGGTTATTTAGCAAACACGATAAATTCAGCAGAGTATTATATATGGGAATTGTTATTGACGGAGGTGCCAGAAATGCGATACAAGGCTATCTTGAAGCTGTATTCGGAAGCAATACTGAGACAGAAGGGTCATTTCAGCACAGCGGCATCACAATATATCATGGCAAAACGGCTGCGCCAACTGTTTTTGACAAGATCCTTACTGTAAACTATTATGATAAGTATCCTCCATATGACTTCAGTCCCACTTTCCCGGCGGATATTATCGGTCAGCCGACCTTAACGGACAATCCGGCAGCAGACGGGAGAAGCACCAAAGGCCTTCCGGTGATGAGTCTGGTAAAAAATATCGAAGATGACAACTGGACGAAGAACTATACGTATTACGATAAAAAAGGACGTTCTATAGGATCTTATTCCATTAACCATTTAGGCGGCCGCACTAAGATTGATTCTAAGCTGGATTTTGCAGGCGTGGTCCAGCAGAGCATTACCCGTCACAAGAGGCTGGATACGGATACCAACAGGGTAATTACGGAAAACTTTACGTATGACCATCAGAACAGGCTGCTTACCCATACACATCAGGTAGACAGCAACCCGATGGAATATTTAGCCCAGAATAGCTATAATGAACTGTCCCAGCTACAGAGCAAGAAAGTAGGAGGCATATCGCCTTCTGTTCCGCTTCAGAGTATAGATTATGCCTACAACATCCGGGGCTGGATGACCAAAATCAACGATCCGGCAAATCTTAACGGGAAACTTTTTGGATATGAGATCAGGTATAATAACCCGGTATCCTCAAATATTGCACCGAGCAGATTCAACGGTAATATTGCAGAAGTAGACTGGAACAACGGTTCAGAAAACCTGATGAAAAGGTATAATTATGAATATGATAAACTGAGCAGGCTGATAAATGCTTTTTACAGTGAGCCGAGCACGGGAGTAAGCGGAAGTTTCAATGAATATCTTACCTATGACCTGAACGGGAACATCAATACCTTAAAACGGTCCGCTCCGCAGGTATTTTCTCCTACGGAAACTTTGGTTGATGACCTGGAATATCAGTATGCAGGAAACCGCCTTACAAAAGTGATTGAGAATATCCCCAACAGTACCGGCTATGAAGGAGGGAACAATGTAATTGATTATGATTTGAACGGGAGCATGACCAATATGAAGGATAAAGGCATCGATGGGATAGGATACAACCATCTGAATTTACCTGATGCTTTTGGGATTACTCAGGAGAATCCTTTCGGCGGCACCTTTACAAGCTTTAGTTTAAATTATTTATATCGTGCGGATGGCACTAAGGTCCGCAAAACCTATTATAGTGGCGGTGGCAGGGGAAATCCTACGATCACCACTAATGTTACGGATTACCTGGATGGTTTCCAATACAGGTATTCTGAGATTACCCAATGCCTGTGGTGCAGGACTAGTGTTGCCTATGAGCAGG
The sequence above is a segment of the Chryseobacterium sp. JJR-5R genome. Coding sequences within it:
- a CDS encoding T9SS type A sorting domain-containing protein — translated: MKKLYMSALSVCTVLGISAQEVLWQKDIKSSTQDFLSQVTTTIDGQYLISGSSIRSNKISSDSKQNQGYDYHLVKLNQQGEEVWEKYFSGKNHDFLSATVNTQEGGFLLAGTSYSPKGLDKKDDSKGGSDIWLIRINEFGDELWQKTISGSSDEEARAVIQTTDFGFFVAGNVQNAAKGYGSKDVLIIRLDKNGKEISQLILGGKGLDEVEKMVPTKDGGALLGVYSRSAAGGSKKTENYGEGDYWIIKLNKDGRVEWEKNFGGKGDDHPRTLALTSTGFLIGGESRSERSGNKTTGIEEGTDLWLISLDERGEDLWQKSYSFRNRDVLMGMSVMTKTQDTRIKSQDITTGILLGGYTQSEERIETDDETFWMLYVDQNGNEQWRKHVKGEKRQREERLSDIRLNHDGSIILAGTSAEELGKENWKIVKLGDKQIDQLIEKQDIKIYPNPVSDYAYVEIGFDFKEAEITVYDMGGRQLQSMKTKNKVTKINTQNLIQGAYLITLKTDSEKTANAKIIKK
- a CDS encoding DUF5977 domain-containing protein, which encodes MLRKIYIFIIVMLHQFYFCQIEDLVVDPNNIERRTTFNRMVSSPEVASFQKVNFLPLNLYTGKPDIEIPLYIIKTGDIEVPITLKYDIGGNKVDDIASNVGWGWLLNAGGNITRVVRDIDDHEYETGRQITTPCILTSGGGCDDFDLQYNGYKLLRLGSLRKVADQPITPIAAESYTSNLTEDALPDLFLANAPGLSTKFFLERNFSNYDSSQTYGAKVLDGKKIKFGQIFYGDFETEQIKNYAGFNYQDAAPNLSSSYAGGIDQDNPLYQIRGFQQSSNYSAGLIKSKNNDYRGFDLTNEDGTFYSFKTFDISESTPVFYENESTYWRLDSHILFPNLTHFATAYKINKGAWHLDKIKDLNNKEVKFQYIPSYRFEYDISENYTGLSSVPISEVNKISSLLESGIFFNWIFNMGMSYGNGNIAPINQPIRPINKSSFLSKITQQQLIDKISWDQGDILFHYDIVREDRLNSKALSEIKIVNKSGQIVKHYKFVYSYFKSSEVECSLNNSANCFRLKLDQIYEVDTNNEKISNYFFKYNSENAIPTLNSKSKDYLGYYNAEPNNVDITYSSPYPLITEYFFSPNFTFTPNKGRFSILPFQTNLINSNTSIKIDGQANINPNSFSQAGLLNEIIYPTQGSNKIIYENNKFNLDGIDFIAPGNRVKNQIIDDGNGNVISKHYEYLEADGKSSGTMINFPKIADLLFWNSGTKNLVFSTYSYNKSNIELTQGAYIGYSRVTEKIANKGRTEYYFSSAKEYPNEYELPQTSFFAKHSFYPATSFNDNDNRRGNLKQKIIYDNNTKLIEETYNYASYKILNIYNRNHSISTTARTFTGWFENHKENYNIKLLNSINRLSTKETIEYLNGKLLKKRLDYTYGSNFHPYATEVKNTDSDGNVYSKLIGRVQDLPNQGIFETTMIAKNMVKVPISNISLKNFIKYSENRSTYAPVDSAPEETNTRYLPKYYFSNIGPSVLDISPNSLDKESSIDVYDEKSNVVQYTMKNGIPVTIIWGYNKTLPLAEVNGAKLSDISSNLINNIVTKSNEDNIVGTSLSEQALINELNIFRNHSSMLNYKVITYTYDPLIGLKSKTNSSGLSEFYYYDDANQLKEIRDTDHSIIKEYEYNYVLPTFYNAAKNQSFVKNNCGSGQLPGNSINYSVPANIYTSNISQADADQKARNDININGQAYANANGSCYDAFCQFNAQISSNFFMLQYAPFEKVNNTVNAQIYFQITANPGLNWSGGVLIGYIPSPCWPTATISKTSGNWQVTIYQGSGQTVLRWTGSGNPSTGIPYNIAFNYNVN
- a CDS encoding DUF6443 domain-containing protein produces the protein MKKILIPIGTIFLSGWSQAQLSSTENYIQSRTYLEPVTASSSTARQVETVQYFDGLGRPKQMVNVKASPSGKDVVTHIEYDGFGRQAKDFLPVPQQGTQNGAIYTSPLSNATQPALYGSEKIYAEKVLESSPLDRILQQKQVGTAWSDKPVQFGYDANMTGDAVKKYTTVTTWVDGATSSIMSQSANYGNAQLYKNTVTDEDNNVTVEFKNGQGQVVLVRKVLSASENADTYYVYNEYNQLAFVIPPKAAVAADPNTVLTDLCYQYKYDGRGRLVEKKLPGKGWEYMIYDTADRLVMSQDANLRAQNKWLFSKHDKFSRVLYMGIVIDGGARNAIQGYLEAVFGSNTETEGSFQHSGITIYHGKTAAPTVFDKILTVNYYDKYPPYDFSPTFPADIIGQPTLTDNPAADGRSTKGLPVMSLVKNIEDDNWTKNYTYYDKKGRSIGSYSINHLGGRTKIDSKLDFAGVVQQSITRHKRLDTDTNRVITENFTYDHQNRLLTHTHQVDSNPMEYLAQNSYNELSQLQSKKVGGISPSVPLQSIDYAYNIRGWMTKINDPANLNGKLFGYEIRYNNPVSSNIAPSRFNGNIAEVDWNNGSENLMKRYNYEYDKLSRLINAFYSEPSTGVSGSFNEYLTYDLNGNINTLKRSAPQVFSPTETLVDDLEYQYAGNRLTKVIENIPNSTGYEGGNNVIDYDLNGSMTNMKDKGIDGIGYNHLNLPDAFGITQENPFGGTFTSFSLNYLYRADGTKVRKTYYSGGGRGNPTITTNVTDYLDGFQYRYSEITQCLWCRTSVAYEQEAFKDPVVLDPTNPGTLTPTWILDFVPTAEGFYSFTKNHYIYQYRDHLGNARVNYEKNSEGVLEITDTNNYYAFGMNHIGGMKSMLGGYQNYKYNGKEIQESGMYDYGARFYMPDIGRWGTQDDLSELQFHYSPYSYVYNNPIFFNDPTGMIGEACEGCPDKSKNPEINPNAKGGANNPADIQEVIVTGVKKFTSKAADIISRIDIKETLSLLAPIRPNTPEEQAWLESKYGYGKSPLGDIKGVGKFVMDLPNLISESFSSIGESDDTEEIIIATAISLINIKKGKFGNVARMGIGKSTSGWVLSKVFNSLDPAIQTKVKNAISKGIVGAQGQQGIIKLTATEAAQTGFQYKVKILGKGGDIRIYGNPNANGHIVFEKVMGH